Proteins from a single region of Hordeum vulgare subsp. vulgare chromosome 6H, MorexV3_pseudomolecules_assembly, whole genome shotgun sequence:
- the LOC123401242 gene encoding zinc finger CCCH domain-containing protein 19-like: MDSAAAAAQSQATHAPADEEEARRRRGTDCIYYLASPLTCNKGSECEYRHSDAARVNPRDCWYWFNGNCANAKCSFRHPPLDDMLGAPATPRAPQQPAPQVPVPAKAVPPNGTAKPVVPCYYFQKGMCAKGNLCTFSHGPQFAGNPALQLKNSNSWTKANNSPQQSTTPVVHGELKAGAQNGRPAQKQNPTNRAYHSSGIYQNQNNNPYVLSGAAKSYQPHRSVEAESAENVMETGEFVREPSAGSSVLAGSAEDDAERSIKEGHNSSYRRASGEQNSGVRRQAHGGYELERSSHRSSSDRLVSERRLTQRDSMPVTAESSDLRHRLLKQRRLNDSRSTEVPDRRDRRYPEDERDSHLRRRGEERTAHDSLSRSRLHGRIKLPGETSLDRLGPHPHLEKERGHRDRLSPPKQTDLRAKLHDRLKARSNEDVPGNLKSSVVKAISGEDAGVVNFSGPKSLAELRAKKVAYSSGENTVKNADRIARPARMTSEIVAKDSPDPVPFDGPKPLSVILKRKREAASADSGSMQEEQVAGQVEQSLNNSGILDTNTEDVEEEEEFHPEDDVMYDDDGLSPADDNTAEAAGDADKEELEEGQQEDLETAAEEEYDYEAADDANAEGENDYQEYEDDDDLEDDDDFARKVGVLIS; encoded by the exons ATGgattccgccgccgccgccgcccagtcCCAGGCGACGCACGCGCCGGCCGACGAGGAGGAGGCGCGCCGCCGCCGGGGCACCGACTGCATCTACTACCTCGCATCCCCGTTGACCTGCAACAAG GGGAGCGAGTGCGAGTACCGTCACAGCGACGCTGCCAGGGTGAATCCCAGGGACTGCTGGTATTGGTTCAACGGCAACTGCGCGAATGCTAAATGTTCATTCAGGCACCCG CCGCTGGACGACATGCTCGGAGCACCGGCGACTCCGCGGGCACCTCAACAACCTGCGCCGCAGGTTCCTGTGCCTGCTAAAGCCGTTCCGCCcaatggcacggccaagccagttgTCCCGTGTTACTACTTTCAGAAAGGCATGTGTGCAAAAGGAAACCTCTGCACATTCTCACACGGGCCGCAGTTTGCTGGAAACCCTGCTTTGCAGCTGAAGAACTCCAACTCATGGACGAAGGCGAACAATTCACCCCAGCAGAGTACCACTCCCGTCGTACATGGCGAGCTTAAAGCCGGTGCTCAGAATGGCAGACCAGCTCAGAAGCAAAATCCGACAAACAGGGCTTATCATTCGTCAGGAATTTACCAGAATCAGAATAATAACCCTTATGTGCTTTCGGGTGCGGCAAAGAGTTACCAGCCTCACCGATCGGTTGAAGCCGAGTCTGCTGAGAATGTTATGGAGACGGGTGAGTTTGTCAGGGAGCCTTCTGCTGGTTCCAGTGTGCTTGCCGGCAGTGCCGAGGACGACGCCGAACGGTCGATCAAGGAAGGCCACAATAGTAGTTACCGGCGTGCCAGCGGGGAGCAGAACAGTGGGGTGCGTAGGCAAGCACATGGTGGCTATGAACTAGAAAGGTCATCACACAGAAGCTCATCTGACAGGTTGGTCTCAGAGAGAAGGCTTACACAGAGAGACTCGATGCCTGTGACTGCAGAAAGTTCAGACTTGCGCCACAGGCTACTGAAGCAAAGAAGGCTGAATGATTCGAGATCGACGGAGGTCCCCGATAGGCGGGATAGAAGGTATCCTGAGGATGAACGCGACAGCCATCTCCGCCGTCGAGGAGAAGAACGAACTGCCCACGACAGCCTCTCACGCTCTCGGTTGCATGGTCGGATAAAACTTCCAGGGGAGACATCACTGGACAGACTTGGCCCACACCCACAcctagagaaagagagagggcaTAGAGACAGATTGTCTCCACCAAAGCAAACGGACCTTCGAGCAAAGCTTCACGATAGGCTAAAGGCTAGATCAAATGAGGATGTTCCTGGTAATCTGAAGAGTTCAGTGGTAAAAGCAATCAGCGGTGAGGATGCTGGAGTGGTGAACTTTTCTGGTCCAAAGAGCCTCGCAGAGTTGAGAGCAAAGAAGGTTGCTTACAGTTCAGGAGAAAACACCGTCAAGAATGCTGACCGCATTGCGCGACCGGCCCGTATGACGTCCGAGATAGTTGCCAAGGACTCACCAGACCCTGTTCCCTTCGACGGCCCGAAGCCATTGAGTGTCATCTTGAAGAGGAAAAGAGAGGCAGCTTCTGCCGATTCTGGCAGCATGCAGGAAGAACAGGTTGCAGGTCAGGTGGAACAGTCCCTGAACAATTCTGGAATCCTCGATACAAACACCGAGgatgttgaagaagaagaagagttccACCCAGAAGACGATGTGATGTACGACGACGATGGTCTGTCTCCTGCTGATGACAACACTGCAGAAGCTGCAGGCGATGCAGACaaagaagagctagaggaggggcagCAGGAAGACCTAGAGACAGCAGCAGAAGAAGAATACGACTACGAGGCGGCTGACGACGCAAATGCCGAGGGTGAAAACGACTACCAGGagtacgaagacgacgatgatctggaggacgacgatgaTTTCGCGCGCAAGGTTGGCGTGCTGATCTCTTAG